In one Thermodesulfobacteriota bacterium genomic region, the following are encoded:
- a CDS encoding methyl-accepting chemotaxis protein: MGKGTVSVRKLLFSGFGLVIVVVLGLGGFTFFEFDDNLQEVGLLLDQDVPALVQVDRARMGVLAMRRFEKSLFLRIGQRDKMEQAVKEHGQAAAEAREAVAALQAVVAVDEDLSAQDREAVGSLQALLEGYLAVYGEVAGTVKADASLTPQKADDLMAPAVAKAREMDKILSSLHARIQAMVAEEGAGFREHTRGAQLILIVLTAVALAAALAAAALIIRRVSGALGQAVEHLATAAQQMTTAVAEISTGSRTLAEGASEQAAGIEETSSSMTEMASQTRRNAENAGAADGIMRQTTTVVGEAARSMGELTEAMAEINKASEETSKIVKTIDEIAFQTNLLALNAAVEAARAGEAGAGFAVVAEEVRNLAMRSAEAAKNTASLIEGTVQKVEEGSQLVARTNQDFGKVQDGVKKVGDLVGEISAASREQADGIDQVNRAIAEMDSVVQRVAASAEESASAAESLTAQTVALRDVVGDLAGLAGVGAQPAPAEPPKARQEVKVKVAAAPAKPKAVAARRPAKAAPA; encoded by the coding sequence ATGGGCAAGGGTACGGTTTCGGTGCGGAAGCTTCTTTTCAGTGGCTTTGGCCTGGTGATCGTGGTCGTCCTGGGGCTGGGCGGGTTCACGTTTTTCGAGTTTGACGACAACCTGCAGGAGGTCGGGCTGCTTCTGGACCAGGACGTGCCGGCCCTGGTGCAGGTGGACCGGGCCCGGATGGGTGTGCTTGCCATGCGCCGCTTCGAGAAGAGCCTCTTCCTGCGCATCGGCCAGCGGGACAAGATGGAGCAGGCCGTGAAGGAGCACGGCCAGGCAGCAGCAGAGGCCAGGGAGGCGGTTGCCGCCCTGCAGGCCGTGGTGGCCGTCGACGAGGACCTGTCGGCCCAGGACCGAGAGGCGGTGGGAAGCCTGCAGGCCCTCTTGGAGGGCTACCTGGCCGTGTATGGCGAGGTGGCCGGCACGGTGAAGGCAGACGCCAGCCTCACCCCCCAGAAGGCCGACGATCTCATGGCCCCGGCCGTTGCCAAGGCCCGGGAGATGGACAAGATCTTGAGCTCCCTGCACGCCAGAATCCAGGCCATGGTGGCCGAAGAGGGCGCCGGCTTCCGGGAGCACACCCGCGGCGCGCAGCTGATTCTGATCGTGCTCACGGCCGTGGCCCTGGCGGCGGCCCTGGCCGCCGCCGCCCTCATCATCCGCCGGGTCAGCGGCGCGCTGGGGCAGGCGGTGGAGCACCTGGCCACCGCGGCTCAGCAGATGACGACTGCGGTGGCAGAGATCAGCACCGGCAGCCGCACCCTGGCCGAGGGGGCCTCGGAGCAGGCCGCCGGCATCGAAGAGACTTCCTCGTCCATGACCGAGATGGCCTCCCAGACCCGCCGCAACGCCGAGAACGCCGGTGCCGCCGACGGGATCATGCGCCAGACCACCACCGTGGTCGGCGAGGCGGCCCGGAGCATGGGGGAGCTGACCGAGGCCATGGCCGAGATCAACAAGGCCAGCGAGGAGACCTCCAAGATCGTCAAGACCATCGACGAGATCGCCTTCCAGACCAATCTCCTGGCCCTCAATGCGGCGGTGGAGGCAGCCCGGGCCGGCGAGGCCGGCGCCGGCTTCGCCGTGGTGGCGGAGGAGGTGCGCAACCTCGCCATGCGCAGTGCCGAGGCGGCCAAGAATACCGCCAGCCTCATCGAGGGCACGGTGCAGAAGGTGGAGGAGGGCTCGCAGCTGGTGGCCCGCACCAACCAGGACTTCGGCAAGGTGCAAGACGGGGTCAAGAAGGTGGGGGATCTGGTGGGCGAGATCTCCGCCGCCAGCCGGGAGCAGGCGGACGGCATCGATCAGGTGAACCGGGCCATCGCCGAGATGGACTCGGTGGTGCAGCGGGTGGCGGCCAGCGCCGAGGAATCCGCCTCAGCCGCCGAATCCCTGACCGCCCAGACTGTGGCCCTGCGGGACGTGGTAGGGGATCTTGCCGGCCTGGCCGGGGTGGGCGCTCAGCCGGCACCGGCGGAGCCCCCGAAGGCCCGCCAGGAGGTCAAGGTCAAGGTGGCGGCTGCCCCGGCCAAGCCGAAGGCGGTGGCCGCCCGCCGGCCCGCCAAGGCGGCACCGGC
- a CDS encoding GatB/YqeY domain-containing protein — MSDETRDYGWDAGLGLTLLAKLREDLKTATRGRDELRKNTIRIIMGEFPKLTVPITLESGKKTTRPKRPEEITDSDILGVIRGLVKSERYTLELKKEASSPYLAALESYLPAMASRETIAAWVTANVDLSKLKGPMQAMGPVMKHFGQQADGTLVRAVLEELTKARG, encoded by the coding sequence ATGAGCGACGAGACCAGAGACTACGGCTGGGATGCCGGACTGGGGCTCACCCTGTTGGCCAAGCTGCGGGAGGACCTCAAGACCGCCACCCGTGGCCGGGACGAGCTGCGGAAGAACACCATCCGCATCATCATGGGCGAGTTTCCCAAGCTCACGGTGCCCATCACCCTGGAAAGCGGCAAGAAGACCACCCGGCCCAAGCGGCCCGAGGAGATCACCGACAGCGACATCCTGGGGGTGATCCGGGGCCTGGTGAAGAGCGAGCGCTACACCCTGGAGCTGAAGAAGGAGGCTTCATCCCCGTATCTGGCGGCCCTGGAATCTTACCTGCCGGCCATGGCCAGCCGGGAGACCATCGCCGCCTGGGTCACCGCCAACGTCGATCTCTCCAAGCTCAAGGGCCCCATGCAGGCCATGGGCCCGGTGATGAAGCATTTCGGCCAGCAGGCGGACGGCACCCTGGTCCGAGCGGTGCTCGAAGAGCTGACCAAGGCCCGGGGCTGA
- the ispD gene encoding 2-C-methyl-D-erythritol 4-phosphate cytidylyltransferase encodes MRAAAIIPAAGSGLRLGHPLPKQFLPLAGRPLLAHALAAFAATPAVTEVVVVAPADHCQRTEELVRQGGFAKVSRVVAGGAQRQDSVAAGLAALDPAVELVAVHDGARPLVTPELIGACLAAASQHGAAIAAVPVKDTLKAVAGERIQATVDRSGLWQAQTPQAARRPLLEAAFARAAATGFAATDEAALLEHLGVPVAVVPGSETNLKVTRPEDLLVAEALLQSRQASMIDDLRVGSGFDAHRLVTDRPLVLGGVTIPHSHGLLGHSDADVLTHALMDAILGALGAGDLGRHFPDTDPRFRGIRSILLLEEVMALAHGQGVVLANADVTVIAQAPKLVPHFPAMAAVLAAACQVPAARINLKATTTEGLGFAGRQEGIAAQAVVLLGRRDRAGATF; translated from the coding sequence ATGAGGGCCGCCGCCATCATCCCGGCTGCCGGCAGCGGCCTGCGGCTGGGCCATCCCCTGCCCAAGCAGTTCCTGCCCCTGGCCGGCCGGCCTCTCCTGGCCCATGCCCTGGCGGCCTTCGCCGCCACGCCGGCCGTGACCGAGGTGGTGGTCGTGGCGCCGGCGGACCATTGCCAGCGCACCGAGGAGCTGGTGCGGCAGGGCGGTTTTGCCAAGGTCAGCCGGGTGGTCGCCGGCGGCGCCCAGCGCCAGGATTCGGTGGCGGCGGGCCTGGCGGCCCTGGATCCGGCGGTGGAGCTGGTGGCCGTCCATGACGGCGCCCGGCCCCTGGTGACGCCGGAGCTGATCGGGGCCTGCCTGGCGGCGGCCAGCCAGCACGGAGCCGCCATCGCCGCGGTGCCGGTGAAGGATACCCTGAAGGCAGTGGCCGGCGAGCGCATCCAGGCCACCGTCGACCGCAGCGGGCTGTGGCAGGCCCAGACCCCCCAGGCAGCCCGGCGGCCGCTTCTGGAGGCGGCCTTTGCCCGGGCCGCGGCCACCGGCTTTGCGGCCACCGACGAAGCCGCCCTGCTGGAGCACCTGGGGGTGCCGGTGGCGGTGGTGCCGGGCAGCGAGACCAACCTCAAGGTGACCCGGCCGGAGGATCTGCTGGTGGCCGAGGCCCTGCTCCAGTCCCGACAGGCGAGCATGATCGATGACCTGCGCGTAGGCTCCGGCTTCGATGCCCACCGCCTGGTGACGGATCGCCCCCTGGTCCTGGGCGGGGTCACCATTCCGCACTCCCATGGCCTGCTCGGCCATTCCGACGCCGATGTCCTCACCCATGCCCTCATGGATGCCATCCTGGGAGCCCTCGGTGCCGGCGACCTGGGCCGCCATTTCCCGGACACCGATCCCCGCTTCCGGGGCATCCGCAGCATTCTCCTCCTGGAAGAGGTGATGGCCCTGGCGCACGGCCAGGGGGTTGTCCTGGCGAACGCCGATGTCACGGTCATTGCCCAGGCTCCGAAGCTGGTCCCCCATTTCCCGGCCATGGCCGCGGTGCTGGCGGCCGCCTGCCAGGTGCCGGCAGCACGCATCAACCTCAAGGCCACCACCACCGAGGGCCTGGGCTTTGCCGGCCGGCAGGAGGGGATCGCCGCCCAGGCGGTGGTGCTCCTGGGACGCCGGGACAGGGCCGGGGCCACTTTTTGA
- a CDS encoding ribonuclease HI family protein — protein MSAPEAPTLAAVLAVLAGRLPDSLLGEYFPDAAPAHIRQLLRQGAGSREEAPAPLPAAKPAAPIGRLTISTDGASKNNPGPAGAGAVIEDAQGNRLAEVSRFLGICTNNVAEYQAVLLGLAEASRLGAQEVLVRVDSELLARQVAGVYRVKDVKLQPLYAQVMARLRRFARYEVRHVPREQNQAADALANRAVREAGRSKSN, from the coding sequence GTGAGCGCCCCGGAAGCTCCCACCCTGGCAGCGGTGCTGGCCGTCCTCGCCGGCCGGCTGCCGGACAGCCTCTTGGGCGAATACTTCCCGGACGCCGCCCCGGCGCACATCCGCCAGCTCCTGCGCCAGGGGGCCGGCAGCCGGGAGGAGGCGCCAGCCCCCCTCCCTGCGGCCAAGCCGGCAGCACCAATCGGCCGGCTGACCATCTCCACGGATGGCGCCTCCAAGAACAACCCCGGGCCAGCCGGCGCCGGGGCGGTGATCGAGGACGCCCAGGGCAACCGGCTGGCGGAGGTCAGCCGCTTTCTCGGCATCTGCACCAACAACGTCGCCGAGTACCAGGCCGTGCTCCTGGGCCTGGCCGAGGCCAGTCGGCTGGGCGCGCAGGAGGTCCTGGTGCGGGTGGACTCGGAGCTTCTGGCCCGCCAGGTGGCTGGTGTCTATCGGGTGAAGGACGTCAAGCTCCAGCCCCTCTATGCCCAGGTCATGGCCCGCCTGCGGCGCTTTGCCCGCTACGAGGTCCGGCACGTGCCCCGAGAGCAGAACCAGGCCGCGGACGCGTTGGCGAACCGGGCAGTCCGGGAGGCGGGGAGATCGAAAAGCAACTAG